The Candidatus Bathyarchaeota archaeon region ATCTTGAAAACGGTCTCATTCTGGAAGATAAAGTCCCCTAGGCCATAGAAGATGGGCTTGCCGTCCCGGACCTCAATACCCCTCATAGCGTGGTGACCATGGCCGATAAAAGCATGAGCACCCGCGTCGATGACCTCTCGGGCGAAGGTTTCGATGAACTCCGCCGGCTGCTCAAGGTCATGCGGGAGCCCCTCGTGGGCGTGGAGGCTAAAGAGCACCCAGTCTGCCATCCTAGCAGCGTCCCCGATCGACTCAAGGTTCCCTGCCATATCCTCCGCATGAGGCTTTGTATGCATCCCGACATCGTCTCCCACAACGAATTTCTGGCGCAAAAAGATATGAGCTCCATCTGGCTGTACAAGGTCGGATATCCCCAACTCTAACTCGAGCTCCTTGATGGCCTCAAGACTTTCCTCTTTCACAGTCCACCAAGTTTTAAACCTCAAGGGGTTCAGCCCAGGCCTCCCAGAGAGATCCCTCCGGGCATCCCCTGCTCGACCGAAAGAGGCAAATGTCGATGACGCCGAGACAAGCGCAACCCTGCCTTGGGGGTACTCCGCGTATGCGGGCGCCCGAGCCTCGGCGAGGTCCTTTCCGGTGCCGGAATGGAGCACCCCGGCGAGGTTGAGATAGTCCCGAGTACTAAGGAGCCCCCCGTAGAGGTAGTCAAGACTATGATTGTT contains the following coding sequences:
- a CDS encoding CapA family protein, with amino-acid sequence MKNIRLVATGDSLITMRQSVHSEPEFLDMVSLIRSADIAFTNHEMLLHDYGANEDGVWPSAESGGTYTRAPPHIIDELMWMGFSIFSTANNHSLDYLYGGLLSTRDYLNLAGVLHSGTGKDLAEARAPAYAEYPQGRVALVSASSTFASFGRAGDARRDLSGRPGLNPLRFKTWWTVKEESLEAIKELELELGISDLVQPDGAHIFLRQKFVVGDDVGMHTKPHAEDMAGNLESIGDAARMADWVLFSLHAHEGLPHDLEQPAEFIETFAREVIDAGAHAFIGHGHHAMRGIEVRDGKPIFYGLGDFIFQNETVFKMPADFYERYKLDPYKGTPSKAYDARQNAPQRPGWPDSKWFTKDRKYWISVIPFMEFEGDRLNSLTLYPVELGQDKSRSQRGRPMFVDNEEGVEIVGIIKKLSEPYGTDINIENGIGIVKV